A single window of Papaver somniferum cultivar HN1 unplaced genomic scaffold, ASM357369v1 unplaced-scaffold_139, whole genome shotgun sequence DNA harbors:
- the LOC113335284 gene encoding UPF0481 protein At3g47200-like: MATAGDIEILNHPLLPKVKNEQLSIPIEEMIAKFDRSSEHVWRPYQELICIRRVHEKLHKMTDPSSYAPLLVSIGPFHRGKESLKEMEECKLHYMSNVLNRTREEHNFDSIQRVFKNCVESIGKMEEKIRQSYSEPINLESKEFIEMMVVDGLFIIGIFQALTGTKLIDDKFLFHNIWAKNTLLWDLLLMENQIPMFVLERLFNLTAEKKKSKGVTFQGTALNLFKDNIELPRKINTVTKLQQGSLGEGNKNLLELVAKSMHPDPHPNNEMHVVQIHSSPFSMFTELTTMLKNALLQVFKYIIIFLSPTRSSCHKLSGSIIPSATELARAGVIFEIGPNDGSFLDVKFVDGVISIPRLVVGINTGRFFRNLIASEQYFDQNGSPYYMTSYAIFMDNLVSSAADVTLLRNQGIITHTLGTDDDVCNIFNKLCCDIYLKDDYYADIHKRVNIYYCDRWNFCKATLSSKYFDNPWSGISLAAGSLFLILSLIAVIIRLLEYIKPIKAA, from the coding sequence ATGGCAACTGCGGGTGATATCGAAATTTTAAATCATCCTTTATTGCCTAAAGTGAAGAATGAGCAGCTATCAATTCCAATTGAAGAAATGATAGCCAAGTTTGACAGAAGTAGTGAGCATGTGTGGCGTCCGTATCAGGAGCTAATTTGTATACGCAGAGTGCACGAAAAGCTTCACAAGATGACGGATCCTAGTTCATATGCTCCATTACTGGTATCTATTGGTCCCTTTCACAGGGGAAAAGAATCACTTAAAGAAATGGAAGAATGCAAGCTGCACTATATGAGTAACGTTCTAAATCGAACAAGAGAAGAGCATAATTTTGATTCAATACAAAGGGTATTCAAGAATTGCGTTGAATCTATTGGGAAGATGGAAGAAAAAATTCGCCAGAGCTACTCGGAACCAATCAACCTCGAAAGCAAGGAATTTATAGAAATGATGGTGGTCGACGGTTTGTTCATCATCGGAATCTTCCAAGCATTAACAGGAACGAAGCTGATAGACGACAAATTTTTATTTCATAATATATGGGCCAAGAATACGCTTCTCTGGGATCTCTTGCTCATGGAAAATCAAATTCCTATGTTTGTTCTCGAACGCTTATTCAACTTAACTGCAGAAAAGAAGAAATCGAAGGGAGTGACCTTTCAAGGGACTGCACTGAACTTGTTCAAAGACAATATTGAGTTGCCGAGAAAAATCAATACCGTAACTAAGTTACAACAAGGAAGTCTTGGTGAAGGTAATAAGAATTTACTCGAACTAGTAGCTAAATCAATGCACCCTGATCCTCATCCCAATAACGAAATGCATGTTGTTCAAATCCATTCTTCACCCTTCTCAATGTTCACAGAGCTGACCACAATGCTTAAAAATGCGTTACTGCAAGTTTTCAAGTACATCATCATATTTCTGAGCCCTACACGCAGTAGTTGTCATAAATTATCAGGAAGTATAATTCCAAGTGCGACGGAGTTGGCACGAGCAGGAGTTATTTTCGAAATAGGCCCCAATGATGGTAGTTTCCTAGATGTTAAATTTGTCGACGGAGTGATATCAATCCCTCGTCTTGTAGTCGGCATAAATACTGGACGTTTTTTTAGAAATCTCATTGCTTCTGAGCAGTACTTTGATCAAAATGGATCTCCATATTACATGACCTCATATGCCATATTCATGGATAACCTGGTAAGTTCTGCTGCAGATGTCACTTTACTTCGTAATCAGGGAATCATTACACATACTTTGGGTACCGACGACGATGTCTGCAACATCTTCAATAAGCTTTGTTGTGACATATATTTGAAAGACGACTATTATGCTGATATACATAAGAGAGTGAACATATATTACTGTGACCGTTGGAATTTCTGCAAAGCGACATTGAGTAGCAAATATTTTGATAATCCATGGTCTGGTATTTCTCTGGCCGCTGGATCTTTATTTCTCATTCTTTCTCTTATAGCGGTCATAATAAGATTGCTTGAGTATATCAAACCTATAAAGGCAGCCTGA
- the LOC113335283 gene encoding uncharacterized protein LOC113335283 encodes MDDLPRDILENILSGLPFKEALHAKRVCTTWRVILRYKTAKPGIFFAFCHVEHRTTCREELFYEDEHNHYDNAKINHYYSYDTLTKIEHSKFIKESSPRNTMVGSCNGLICFGKKTEDALGAVPFIICNPLTGESVFLPEYNYYEMPLDVPRPRLPFGCLAGIYANGALYWLHTSDNMLEDSEIVAFDMETSRTDIWVYKRNNINGRTNNAKKECNLKQNYHCKSSSHWNKEFKIRWEDSYQNFTPFAITRNNQVLLWYHLHRPFETRLYCYDPKTSTLNELWDDKAKGMNCWYIEAIPHMQSVVSLKDLGEKNVTSLKDCEKLLLQVKWNGKKAITEYHYEVPADEQRNNND; translated from the exons ATGGATGATCTCCCCAgggatatcttagaaaatatACTTTCTGGATTACCTTTTAAGGAAGCATTACATGCCAAACGAGTTTGCACAACTTGGAGAGTGATCCTCCGCTATAAAACTGCAAAGCCGGGTATCTTTTTCGCTTTCTGTCATGTTGAACATCGCACAACTTGTAGAGAAGAGCTTTTCTATGAAGATGAGCATAATCATTATGATAATGCAAAGATCAACCACTACTACTCTTACGACACACTTACGAAGATAGAACACAGTAAGTTTATTAAAGAATCCTCCCCGAGAAACACCATGGTTGGGTCTTGcaatggtttgatttgttttGGCAAAAAAACTGAAGATGCTCTGGGGGCAGTTCCTTTTATAATCTGTAACCCGTTAACTGGAGAATCTGTCTTTCTTCCGGAGTATAATTACTATGAGATGCCTCTGGATGTACCAAGACCAAGGCTTCCCTTTGGATGTTTAGCAG GCATTTATGCAAATGGCGCACTTTACTGGTTGCACACAAGTGATAATATGTTAGAAGATAGTGAGATTGTAGCCTTTGATATGGAAA CTTCTCGCACTGACATATGGGTATACAAGAGAAATAATATCAACGGCCGTACTAATAACGCCAAGAAAGAGTGTAACCTGAAACAAAACTACCACTGCAAAAGTTCGTCACACTGGAATAAGGAGTTCAAGATACGCTGGGAAGACTCGTATCAAAACTTTACACCATTCGCAATCACAAGGAACAATCAAGTTCTATTGTGGTACCACCTCCACAGACCTTTTGAGACGAGACTGTATTGCTATGACCCTAAAACCTCAACCTTAAACGAACTCTGGGATGATAAGGCCAAGGGTATGAACTGTTGGTACATCGAGGCAATTCCTCACATGCAGAGCGTTGTctctttgaaagatttgggagaaaaAAATGTTACTTCTTTGAAAGATTGTGAAAAACTATTGTTACAAGTGAAATGGAATGGCAAAAAGGCTATTACGGAATACCATTACGAA GTACCTGCTGATGAACAGCGGAATAACAACGATTGA